Proteins from one Catenuloplanes atrovinosus genomic window:
- a CDS encoding VOC family protein translates to MISNISLVTVYCLDQDATRDFYVKHLGFTPCVDVPMGPGFRWVTIVHPKQPELQVTLMTPGPPLDADAAGFVRRQLEAGKMGGLGLRVDDCRATYEELSAAGVTFIQEPSERPYGIEAVMRDNTGNWLVLAQPFAANPAEG, encoded by the coding sequence ATGATCTCGAACATCTCGCTGGTCACGGTGTACTGCCTGGACCAGGACGCGACCCGTGACTTCTACGTCAAGCACCTCGGTTTCACGCCGTGCGTGGACGTGCCGATGGGTCCCGGCTTCCGCTGGGTGACCATCGTGCACCCGAAGCAGCCGGAGCTCCAGGTCACGCTGATGACGCCCGGCCCGCCGCTGGACGCGGACGCGGCCGGGTTCGTCCGGCGGCAACTGGAGGCCGGCAAGATGGGCGGCCTCGGGCTGCGGGTGGACGACTGCCGCGCCACCTACGAGGAGCTGAGCGCCGCGGGCGTGACGTTCATCCAGGAGCCGTCCGAGCGCCCGTACGGCATCGAGGCGGTGATGCGGGACAACACCGGCAACTGGCTGGTCCTCGCGCAGCCGTTCGC
- a CDS encoding AraC family transcriptional regulator, with protein sequence MVTTGLLAHLRRARDHIDRHFAEPLDLDGVARVAGVSKYHFARCFQEIYGQTPIRYVTRRRIERAQDLLRAANLTVTEVCMLVGFASLGSFSSRFHDLVGESPVAYQRRWARRGAPHVPGCYLFMAGVLATDEKQSERSPGPDAGRTVRA encoded by the coding sequence ATGGTTACCACCGGCCTGCTGGCGCACCTGCGCCGCGCGCGGGACCACATCGACCGGCACTTCGCGGAGCCGCTGGACCTGGACGGCGTGGCGCGGGTGGCCGGCGTCTCCAAGTACCACTTCGCCCGCTGCTTCCAGGAGATCTACGGACAGACTCCGATCCGGTACGTCACCCGGCGCCGGATCGAGCGGGCGCAGGACCTGCTGCGCGCCGCGAACCTGACCGTCACCGAGGTCTGCATGCTGGTCGGCTTCGCCAGCCTCGGCTCGTTCTCGTCCCGGTTCCACGACCTGGTGGGCGAGAGCCCGGTCGCCTACCAGCGCCGCTGGGCCCGCCGCGGCGCGCCGCACGTGCCGGGCTGCTATCTGTTCATGGCCGGCGTGCTGGCCACGGATGAAAAGCAATCTGAGAGAAGCCCGGGTCCGGACGCCGGCCGTACCGTCAGGGCATGA
- a CDS encoding DUF1304 domain-containing protein: MGIAANVVVGLVVVIHVYIVVLEMVLWTTPRGMAAFGTTPEFAEASRTLAANQGLYNGFLAAGLVWALLADGGTAYQAKLFFLGCVLVAGLFGAATVSRRILLVQALPAAIGLALVLVAG, from the coding sequence GTGGGGATCGCAGCGAACGTCGTCGTCGGGCTGGTCGTCGTCATTCACGTGTACATCGTGGTGCTGGAGATGGTGCTGTGGACCACGCCGCGCGGGATGGCGGCCTTCGGGACCACGCCGGAGTTCGCGGAGGCGTCCAGGACGCTCGCGGCGAACCAGGGGCTCTACAACGGATTCCTCGCGGCCGGGCTGGTCTGGGCGCTGCTGGCCGACGGCGGCACGGCGTACCAGGCGAAGCTGTTCTTCCTGGGGTGTGTGCTCGTCGCCGGACTGTTCGGCGCGGCCACGGTCAGCCGGCGCATCCTGCTCGTGCAGGCGCTGCCGGCCGCGATCGGGCTGGCCCTGGTGCTGGTGGCCGGCTGA
- a CDS encoding VOC family protein, producing MTSVKQFQVTFDCEEPVRVGRFWCEALGYVAPPPRGFATWEEADEALPPERRGEWFACADPTGVGPRLFFQRVPEGKVVKNRVHLDVRVGTGLVGAERLAALEAECTRLEALGATRGQLLLADEENESCQNMRDVEGNEFCLD from the coding sequence ATGACGTCGGTCAAACAGTTCCAGGTCACGTTCGACTGCGAGGAACCGGTGCGGGTCGGCCGGTTCTGGTGCGAGGCGCTCGGATACGTCGCGCCGCCGCCGCGGGGGTTCGCCACCTGGGAGGAGGCGGACGAGGCGCTGCCGCCGGAGCGCCGGGGCGAGTGGTTCGCGTGCGCCGACCCGACCGGCGTGGGCCCGCGGCTGTTCTTCCAGCGCGTACCGGAGGGAAAGGTCGTCAAGAACCGGGTGCACCTGGACGTGCGGGTCGGCACCGGCCTGGTGGGCGCCGAGCGCCTGGCCGCGCTGGAGGCGGAGTGCACGAGACTGGAGGCGCTCGGCGCGACGCGCGGCCAGTTGCTGCTCGCCGACGAGGAGAACGAGTCCTGCCAGAACATGCGGGACGTCGAGGGCAACGAGTTCTGCCTGGACTGA
- a CDS encoding DUF4142 domain-containing protein: protein MLSWRRVWGPLIVSAGLVLVQPAVAQAAEPGVPVPPGELIPDTATGEVTDADIDLVVKVRLAGLWEIPAGEMAQEKSDNPRIKEIGQDIAAQHEELDKLARAAAKKLDIKLPNKPNEDQQGWLDEMEAAEGEEFDKIYIDRLRAAHGKIFPAIATIRASTRNDTVRRLAQQANQFVATHLTLLESSDLVDFEALPTAPNPSAAPSKTSGGGQALDQVADTQSLQTNQNLIVGVVVLLLAGGAFLAYRSMASPARGRSRRRSRF, encoded by the coding sequence GTGTTGTCGTGGCGGCGTGTGTGGGGCCCGTTGATCGTGTCGGCCGGCCTGGTGCTCGTACAGCCGGCCGTGGCCCAGGCAGCCGAGCCCGGCGTTCCGGTCCCGCCCGGAGAGCTGATCCCGGACACGGCCACCGGTGAGGTCACCGACGCCGACATCGACCTGGTGGTCAAGGTGCGCCTGGCCGGGCTGTGGGAGATCCCGGCCGGCGAGATGGCGCAGGAGAAGTCGGACAATCCGCGCATTAAGGAGATCGGCCAGGATATCGCGGCGCAGCACGAGGAGTTGGACAAGCTGGCCCGCGCGGCCGCCAAGAAGCTCGACATCAAGCTGCCGAACAAGCCGAACGAGGATCAGCAGGGCTGGCTGGACGAGATGGAGGCGGCCGAGGGCGAGGAGTTCGACAAGATCTACATCGACCGGCTCCGCGCGGCCCACGGCAAGATCTTCCCGGCGATCGCCACGATCCGGGCCAGCACCCGCAACGACACCGTACGGCGGCTGGCCCAGCAGGCGAACCAGTTCGTGGCCACCCACCTGACGCTGCTCGAGTCCAGCGACCTCGTCGACTTCGAGGCCCTGCCCACCGCCCCGAACCCGTCCGCCGCCCCGTCCAAGACCAGCGGCGGCGGCCAGGCGCTCGACCAGGTCGCCGACACCCAGTCGCTCCAGACCAACCAGAACCTGATCGTCGGCGTGGTCGTCCTCCTGCTGGCCGGCGGCGCCTTCCTCGCCTACCGATCCATGGCCTCCCCGGCCCGCGGCCGCTCCCGCCGCCGCTCCCGCTTCTGA
- a CDS encoding pyridoxamine 5'-phosphate oxidase family protein, which yields MERHEITEVLHRPISQELLARDLLRMAYVAKDGTPRTVPVGFTWNGAEIVVCTATNAPKLPALRHRPDVALTIDTEVHPPKILLIRGRAELDVVDGIPDEYLSMNGTYSMTPEQRAEWEAGVRALYDGMVRIVITPTWAKLIDFETTLPTAVEELVRRKAARERASAGQGS from the coding sequence ATGGAACGGCACGAGATCACCGAGGTCCTGCACCGGCCGATCAGCCAGGAGCTGCTGGCACGCGACCTGCTGCGGATGGCCTACGTCGCCAAGGACGGCACGCCGCGCACCGTCCCGGTCGGCTTCACCTGGAACGGCGCGGAGATCGTGGTCTGCACCGCCACCAACGCGCCGAAGCTTCCGGCGCTGCGGCACCGCCCGGACGTCGCGCTGACCATCGACACCGAGGTGCACCCGCCGAAGATCCTGCTGATCCGTGGCCGGGCCGAGCTGGACGTGGTCGACGGCATCCCGGACGAGTATCTCAGCATGAACGGCACCTACTCCATGACCCCGGAGCAGCGCGCCGAGTGGGAGGCCGGCGTGCGCGCGCTCTACGACGGCATGGTCCGCATCGTGATCACCCCGACCTGGGCCAAGCTCATCGACTTCGAGACCACGCTGCCCACCGCCGTCGAGGAACTGGTCCGGCGCAAGGCCGCCCGCGAGCGGGCGTCGGCGGGCCAGGGGAGTTAG
- a CDS encoding diguanylate cyclase domain-containing protein, which produces MATGQRSARRAALGDPLFAGLVVFALLGLVWYVVPLARLDGAIRLFWPTQVVLDLIICLTSWQIWAMPGAEPSTRRFWRSMAQATALFAIGDCHQAFVAATAATPEAAITGGAVQLAFLATGVCIPLYTMITHPIGAVTRGERIRFWLDAIIILAAVAAFIWVYSVSYAGGDGLPRLVLTVAGAAGMLICALGVLKLALGRNPPFTRTAAAVGIVGVTMTGAGIAVGGALTETGHYHLSMAASFVPCVLMALTPKVQELGMRHGAASGIARRAGRVSVLPYVAVAATYALLVSVLWSAGLSPRAWGIVAGAILISTLVVVRQLAALAENHALLHRIAQQEARFRALVQHASDITVVAGEDAVITYASPATRRVLGIAPEELTGQALNALVHPDDLASLTLPAGPDDVETTQLRVRHADGGWRWLEVTRTNRLHDENVRGYICNARDVTDARAFQDQLRFDATHDALTGLANRLLFHRRLGGPARPGDPDGLVGVLAIDLDGFKAINDSLGHHVGDEVLTLVAERLRRCVRPYDTVARLGGDEFAVILSPTTEEYADATADRIRAALTQPAAVDGHHLQIGASVGVAIGTRTSTDGLLRTADAAMYRAKRRGKDALAAS; this is translated from the coding sequence ATGGCTACAGGGCAGCGGTCGGCACGCCGCGCCGCCCTGGGCGATCCGCTCTTCGCCGGCCTGGTCGTCTTCGCCCTCCTCGGCCTGGTCTGGTACGTGGTGCCGCTGGCCCGCCTGGACGGCGCGATCCGGCTGTTCTGGCCCACCCAGGTGGTGCTCGACCTGATCATCTGCCTCACCTCGTGGCAGATCTGGGCGATGCCCGGCGCCGAGCCCAGCACACGCCGGTTCTGGCGGTCGATGGCGCAGGCCACCGCGCTGTTCGCGATCGGCGACTGCCACCAGGCGTTCGTCGCCGCCACCGCGGCCACGCCCGAGGCCGCGATCACCGGCGGCGCGGTGCAGCTCGCGTTCCTGGCCACGGGGGTCTGCATCCCGCTCTATACCATGATCACCCACCCGATCGGCGCGGTCACCCGCGGCGAACGCATCCGCTTCTGGCTCGACGCGATCATCATCCTGGCCGCGGTCGCCGCGTTCATCTGGGTCTACTCGGTCAGCTACGCCGGCGGCGACGGCCTGCCCCGGCTGGTGCTGACCGTCGCGGGCGCGGCCGGCATGCTCATCTGCGCGCTCGGCGTGCTCAAGCTCGCGCTCGGCCGGAACCCGCCGTTCACCCGCACCGCGGCCGCGGTCGGCATCGTCGGCGTCACCATGACCGGCGCCGGCATCGCGGTCGGCGGCGCACTCACCGAGACCGGCCACTACCACCTCTCGATGGCGGCCAGCTTCGTGCCGTGCGTGCTGATGGCGCTCACGCCCAAGGTGCAGGAGCTGGGCATGCGGCACGGCGCCGCGTCCGGGATCGCGCGCCGCGCGGGCCGGGTGAGCGTCCTGCCGTACGTCGCGGTCGCCGCCACGTACGCGTTGCTGGTCTCCGTGCTCTGGAGCGCGGGGCTGTCGCCGCGCGCCTGGGGCATCGTGGCCGGCGCCATCCTGATCAGCACGCTGGTCGTGGTCCGGCAGCTCGCCGCGCTGGCCGAGAACCACGCGCTGCTGCACCGGATCGCGCAGCAGGAGGCCCGGTTCCGCGCGCTGGTCCAGCACGCCTCCGACATCACCGTGGTCGCCGGCGAGGACGCGGTCATCACCTACGCCAGCCCGGCCACCCGGCGCGTGCTCGGCATCGCGCCCGAGGAGCTGACCGGCCAGGCCCTGAACGCGCTGGTCCACCCGGACGACCTCGCCTCGCTCACGCTGCCCGCCGGGCCGGACGACGTGGAGACCACCCAGCTGCGGGTACGGCACGCGGACGGCGGCTGGCGCTGGCTGGAGGTGACCCGCACGAACCGGCTGCACGACGAGAACGTGCGCGGCTACATCTGCAACGCCCGGGACGTCACGGACGCGCGCGCGTTCCAGGACCAGCTGCGCTTCGACGCCACCCACGACGCGCTCACCGGCCTGGCCAACCGGCTGCTGTTCCACCGCCGGCTCGGCGGCCCCGCGCGGCCGGGCGACCCGGACGGACTGGTCGGCGTGCTCGCCATCGACCTCGACGGCTTCAAGGCGATCAACGACTCGCTCGGCCACCACGTCGGCGACGAGGTGCTCACCCTGGTCGCGGAGCGGCTGCGCCGGTGCGTGCGCCCGTACGACACCGTGGCCCGCCTCGGCGGCGACGAGTTCGCGGTGATCCTCTCCCCCACCACGGAGGAGTACGCCGACGCGACCGCGGACCGGATCCGGGCCGCGCTCACCCAGCCCGCCGCGGTCGACGGCCACCACCTGCAGATCGGCGCCAGCGTGGGCGTCGCCATCGGCACCCGCACCTCCACGGACGGGCTGCTGCGCACCGCGGACGCGGCCATGTACCGGGCGAAGCGGCGCGGCAAGGACGCGCTCGCGGCGAGCTGA
- a CDS encoding (2Fe-2S)-binding protein, translating into MRAASTLPGALLAVQFVTIVPSVRAGPGDAARTTAWLRTHPRGHARHLTPSLRADMETVGAEQIAAAVARVAGDNPFFGIGLGPLPAALPIEDAVAAVGAWARTDEPRVAASLTVLGYSARLAGPVLALLVRAHVLLDLSAVSCAYAPGAGFRLSLPAASGLRGAGLADACGPALVTHLSEIIARVRVVAPAAPALLWGNVASGIVGTVRQLARVAPPAECRRVRDAVLATPPLDTAGAFGAHDAYTRRSCCLYYRLGGGTCGDCPLPAGLTRHRRG; encoded by the coding sequence GTGCGCGCGGCATCCACGCTGCCCGGTGCGCTGCTGGCCGTCCAGTTCGTCACGATCGTCCCATCGGTGCGTGCCGGACCGGGCGACGCGGCCCGGACCACGGCCTGGCTGCGCACACACCCGCGTGGACACGCCCGCCACCTGACGCCTAGTCTCCGTGCTGACATGGAGACGGTCGGGGCGGAGCAGATCGCGGCGGCGGTCGCCCGCGTCGCCGGCGACAACCCGTTCTTCGGCATCGGGCTCGGCCCGCTGCCCGCCGCACTGCCGATCGAGGACGCGGTCGCGGCGGTCGGTGCGTGGGCGCGCACGGACGAGCCGCGGGTGGCCGCGTCGCTGACCGTGCTCGGCTACTCGGCGCGCCTGGCCGGTCCGGTGCTGGCGCTGTTGGTCCGCGCCCACGTGCTGCTCGACCTGTCCGCGGTGAGCTGCGCCTACGCGCCCGGGGCCGGCTTCCGCCTGTCGCTGCCGGCCGCGTCGGGGCTGCGCGGCGCCGGTCTCGCGGACGCCTGCGGCCCCGCGCTGGTCACCCACCTCTCGGAGATCATCGCCAGGGTACGCGTGGTGGCCCCCGCCGCTCCCGCTCTGCTCTGGGGCAACGTGGCGTCCGGGATCGTCGGCACCGTGCGCCAACTGGCCCGCGTGGCGCCGCCGGCCGAGTGCCGCCGGGTCCGGGACGCGGTGCTGGCCACGCCGCCGCTGGACACGGCCGGCGCGTTCGGGGCGCACGACGCGTACACCCGGCGCAGTTGCTGCCTCTACTACCGTCTCGGCGGCGGCACCTGCGGCGACTGCCCGCTGCCCGCCGGCCTCACCCGGCACCGCCGCGGCTGA
- a CDS encoding zf-HC2 domain-containing protein, which translates to MSAEVEHSQLIGAYVLNTLEPAERSEVDAHVAECETCRNELAELEALKEALGEVPPEALLHGPPDADLVLQRTLRQIREEKSSGARWQRGFTIAAAAVVLVAAIGGGVLVGRGTGEPAGTQDPRVAQSAPAGTRVASAVDPSTDVRMTASVIPAAGWVRINAAVAGIPPGEDCRLIVVSADGDRQIAGGWVVSAAAETAGTTLDGSASIAPADVAAIEVVNTAGRTFISMPI; encoded by the coding sequence ATGAGTGCCGAGGTCGAGCACAGCCAGCTGATCGGAGCGTACGTCTTGAACACGCTCGAACCCGCTGAGCGCAGCGAAGTGGACGCCCACGTGGCGGAGTGCGAAACGTGCCGGAACGAGCTCGCCGAGCTCGAGGCGCTGAAGGAGGCGCTCGGCGAGGTCCCGCCGGAGGCGCTGCTGCACGGCCCGCCGGACGCGGACCTGGTGCTCCAGCGCACGCTGCGCCAGATCCGTGAGGAGAAGTCCAGCGGCGCCCGCTGGCAGCGCGGATTCACGATCGCGGCGGCGGCCGTGGTGCTGGTCGCGGCGATCGGCGGCGGCGTGCTGGTCGGCCGCGGCACCGGCGAGCCGGCCGGGACGCAGGACCCGCGGGTCGCGCAGAGCGCACCGGCCGGGACGCGGGTGGCGTCCGCGGTGGACCCGTCCACCGACGTGCGGATGACCGCCTCGGTCATCCCCGCGGCCGGCTGGGTGCGGATCAACGCGGCCGTGGCCGGCATCCCGCCGGGCGAGGACTGCCGCCTGATCGTCGTGTCCGCGGACGGCGACCGGCAGATCGCCGGCGGCTGGGTGGTCTCCGCGGCGGCCGAGACGGCCGGCACCACGCTGGACGGCAGCGCGTCCATCGCGCCCGCGGACGTGGCCGCGATCGAGGTGGTCAACACCGCGGGGCGCACGTTCATCAGCATGCCGATCTGA
- a CDS encoding sigma-70 family RNA polymerase sigma factor, which translates to MAILRPRKRQTSSDEALIRSLYEEHGGALIAYATRLTGDRSAAEDVLQETLLRAWRHAHELSESTGSIRGWLFTVARNIITDRARAKAVRPAEVAESPVTVPVSRDHSDQVVDSIVALDALERLSEEHRSVLVEIYFRGRTVTETAEHLGIPPGTVKSRSHNAMKSLREHVIGRNAKAPGSSVARVAEVTR; encoded by the coding sequence ATGGCGATTCTACGGCCGCGCAAACGCCAGACGTCGAGCGACGAGGCGTTGATCAGGTCGTTGTACGAGGAGCACGGCGGCGCTCTGATCGCCTACGCGACCCGGCTGACCGGGGACCGCAGCGCCGCCGAGGACGTGCTCCAGGAGACGCTGTTGCGAGCGTGGCGGCACGCGCACGAGCTGTCCGAGTCGACCGGCTCGATCCGCGGCTGGCTGTTCACCGTGGCGCGCAACATCATCACGGACCGCGCGCGGGCGAAGGCGGTGCGCCCGGCCGAGGTGGCCGAGTCGCCGGTGACCGTGCCGGTCTCCCGCGACCACTCGGACCAGGTGGTGGACTCGATCGTCGCGCTGGACGCGCTGGAACGCCTCTCCGAGGAGCACCGCAGCGTGCTCGTGGAGATCTACTTCCGGGGGCGCACCGTCACCGAGACGGCGGAACATCTGGGAATCCCACCCGGTACGGTGAAGTCCCGATCACACAACGCCATGAAGTCGCTCAGGGAGCACGTCATCGGCAGGAACGCAAAGGCGCCGGGCTCGTCCGTCGCGCGAGTGGCGGAGGTGACCCGATGA
- a CDS encoding DUF1996 domain-containing protein gives MARRSRTPPLTAALAAAVTLLAGALTAGGWAHARGGDRVDIADAERAVVVPAGPGRYDFDCGTNAAGHRNTANVVVTPGVLGPAHHVHDYVGNLSTGPHSTDESLRGAATSCGNGDRSTFYWPVLRAGDEHSEILTPSSVRMEYLSSAAGPVVAPPSGLRAMTGDARAATGGTAGIRAWTCEGAEDRRTDRYPRCPAGRELRRVFEFPSCWDGLHADSAGHRRHLTFPGPDGACARGTFAVPRLRVTVGYRVSGAFTVDAFAEQRRSPRTDHGIMINLAPGRLMADIVACLNQGRACTA, from the coding sequence ATGGCCCGGCGCTCGCGTACGCCGCCGCTCACCGCCGCGCTGGCGGCGGCGGTGACACTGCTGGCCGGGGCGCTGACCGCGGGCGGCTGGGCGCACGCGCGGGGCGGCGACCGGGTGGACATCGCCGACGCGGAGCGCGCCGTCGTCGTCCCGGCCGGCCCCGGGCGGTACGACTTCGACTGCGGCACCAACGCGGCGGGCCACCGCAACACGGCGAACGTGGTGGTCACGCCCGGCGTGCTCGGCCCGGCGCACCACGTGCACGACTACGTCGGCAACCTCTCCACCGGCCCGCACTCCACCGACGAATCGCTCCGCGGCGCGGCGACCAGCTGCGGCAACGGCGACCGGTCCACGTTCTACTGGCCGGTGCTGCGCGCCGGCGACGAGCACTCGGAGATCCTCACCCCCTCGTCGGTACGGATGGAGTACCTCTCCAGCGCGGCCGGCCCGGTGGTGGCGCCGCCGTCCGGGCTGCGCGCGATGACCGGCGACGCGCGCGCCGCGACCGGTGGCACCGCCGGCATCCGCGCCTGGACCTGCGAGGGCGCCGAGGACCGGCGCACCGACCGCTATCCCCGCTGCCCGGCCGGCCGCGAGCTGCGCCGCGTCTTCGAGTTCCCCAGCTGCTGGGACGGCCTGCACGCGGACAGCGCCGGGCACCGCCGGCACCTGACCTTCCCGGGGCCGGACGGGGCGTGCGCGCGGGGCACGTTCGCGGTACCGCGGCTGCGTGTCACGGTCGGCTACCGTGTGTCCGGCGCCTTCACCGTGGACGCGTTCGCGGAGCAGCGCCGCAGTCCGCGCACCGACCACGGCATCATGATCAATTTGGCGCCCGGCCGGCTGATGGCGGACATCGTCGCGTGCCTGAACCAGGGCCGCGCCTGCACCGCCTGA
- the pgi gene encoding glucose-6-phosphate isomerase, with protein sequence MSETVTGTSQWQALQAHAEKLRRTHLRDLFAGDPGRGQRLTGQAADLYVDYSKHLVTDETLELLRALARQQDLEGKIAAMFRGDHINTSEDRAVLHTALRLPRDATLTVDGQDVVADVHATLDKMATFADRVRGGEWRGATGEKITTIVNIGIGGSDLGPVMAYEALGDYRDKNITARFVSNIDPTDLAVKTQDLDPATTLFVVVSKTFGTQETLTNAREARTWLLGKLGVDDSAVAKHFVAVSTNEKRVVDFGIDPANMFGFWDWVGGRYSLPSAVGLSVMIAIGPDRFREMLAGYHAVDEHFRTAPLERNIPAILGLLNVWYNNFFGVQTHAVLPYSQYLHRFAAYLQQLTMESLGKSVTRDGTETGFQTGEIFWGEPGTNGQHAFYQLIHQGTKMIPADFIGFSVPNHDTAEMHDLFMSNFLAQTAALAFGRTREQVEAEGVDAAVVPHKIMPGNHPTTTILGEKLTPSTLGQLVALYEHIVFTEGAIWDINPFDQWGVELGKVMANQFAPLLTQEEAPAGDQDSSTNALIARYRAQRGRA encoded by the coding sequence ATGAGTGAAACGGTCACGGGCACGTCGCAGTGGCAGGCGCTGCAGGCGCACGCGGAGAAGCTCCGCCGGACGCATCTGCGCGACCTCTTCGCCGGCGACCCCGGTCGCGGGCAGCGGCTGACCGGCCAGGCGGCGGACCTCTACGTCGACTACAGCAAGCACCTCGTCACGGACGAGACGCTGGAGCTGCTCCGCGCGCTGGCGCGGCAGCAGGACCTGGAGGGCAAGATCGCGGCGATGTTCCGCGGCGACCACATCAACACCTCGGAGGACCGCGCGGTCCTGCACACCGCGCTGCGCCTGCCGCGCGACGCGACGCTGACCGTGGACGGCCAGGACGTGGTCGCGGACGTGCACGCCACGCTGGACAAGATGGCCACGTTCGCGGACCGGGTGCGCGGCGGCGAGTGGCGCGGCGCCACCGGTGAGAAGATCACCACGATCGTCAACATCGGCATCGGCGGCTCCGACCTCGGCCCGGTGATGGCCTACGAGGCGCTCGGCGACTACCGCGACAAGAACATCACGGCCCGGTTCGTGTCCAACATCGACCCGACCGACCTCGCGGTGAAGACGCAGGACCTGGACCCGGCGACCACGCTGTTCGTGGTGGTGTCGAAGACGTTCGGCACGCAGGAGACGCTGACCAACGCGCGCGAGGCCCGCACCTGGCTGCTCGGCAAGCTGGGCGTGGACGACAGCGCGGTGGCGAAGCACTTCGTGGCGGTCAGCACGAACGAGAAGCGGGTCGTCGACTTCGGCATCGACCCGGCGAACATGTTCGGCTTCTGGGACTGGGTGGGCGGCCGGTACTCGCTGCCGTCCGCGGTCGGCCTCTCCGTCATGATCGCGATCGGGCCGGACCGGTTCCGCGAGATGCTGGCCGGCTACCACGCGGTGGACGAGCACTTCCGGACCGCGCCGCTGGAGCGGAACATCCCGGCGATCCTGGGCCTGCTCAACGTCTGGTACAACAACTTCTTCGGCGTCCAGACGCACGCGGTGCTGCCGTACTCGCAGTACCTGCACCGCTTCGCCGCCTACCTCCAGCAGCTCACCATGGAGTCCCTCGGCAAGTCCGTCACCCGGGACGGCACCGAGACCGGCTTCCAGACCGGCGAGATCTTCTGGGGCGAGCCGGGCACGAACGGCCAGCACGCGTTCTACCAGCTGATCCACCAGGGCACGAAGATGATCCCGGCGGACTTCATCGGCTTCAGCGTGCCGAACCACGACACCGCCGAGATGCACGACCTGTTCATGTCGAACTTCCTGGCCCAGACCGCGGCGCTGGCGTTCGGCCGGACCCGCGAGCAGGTCGAGGCCGAGGGCGTGGACGCGGCCGTGGTGCCGCACAAGATCATGCCGGGCAACCACCCGACCACCACGATCCTCGGCGAGAAGCTGACGCCGTCCACGCTGGGCCAGTTGGTCGCGCTCTACGAGCACATCGTCTTCACCGAGGGCGCGATCTGGGACATCAACCCGTTCGACCAGTGGGGCGTCGAGCTCGGCAAGGTCATGGCCAACCAGTTCGCGCCGCTGCTCACGCAGGAGGAGGCGCCGGCCGGGGACCAGGACTCGTCGACGAACGCGCTGATCGCCCGCTACCGCGCCCAGCGCGGCCGGGCATAA
- a CDS encoding ATP-binding protein translates to MVGSVRAHVESGALVVSLGERTGLLSAERLRRTLVRCTAHHPPYLVVDCARAGRSKRLASLLSAIVMFCNARRPGITMVVTAPNAAVRRVLRGRVRTFRTLATALASLPSRPAHPAREHVRLEPVPASAAVARALVRSFGERRSLGGEVVEAGELIVSELVSNAVQHAGTALDVRVSHYRGHLRIAVADRSADLPRFGGAGDDGSGLSVRGRGLDLVARSAARCGVLLAPDGKVVWAYVPVPRRRWARASVAALGRVASWRPVVRRRPTPRRPVIRLRPA, encoded by the coding sequence ATGGTGGGCAGCGTTCGAGCGCATGTGGAGAGTGGCGCACTCGTCGTGTCGCTGGGTGAGCGGACCGGGCTGCTCTCCGCGGAACGGCTGAGGCGGACGCTGGTGCGCTGCACCGCGCACCACCCGCCGTACCTGGTGGTCGACTGCGCGCGGGCCGGGCGGTCCAAGCGGCTGGCGTCGCTGCTGTCCGCGATCGTGATGTTCTGCAACGCGCGGCGGCCCGGGATAACGATGGTGGTGACCGCGCCGAACGCGGCGGTGCGGCGGGTGCTGCGCGGGCGCGTCCGGACGTTCCGGACGCTGGCCACCGCGCTGGCCTCGCTCCCGTCCCGTCCCGCGCACCCGGCCCGCGAGCACGTGCGGCTGGAGCCGGTGCCGGCGAGCGCGGCGGTGGCCCGCGCGCTGGTCCGGTCGTTCGGCGAGCGCCGGTCGCTCGGCGGCGAGGTCGTCGAGGCCGGCGAGTTGATCGTGTCCGAGCTGGTGTCCAACGCGGTGCAGCACGCCGGGACCGCGCTCGACGTGCGGGTCAGCCACTACCGCGGCCACCTGCGGATCGCGGTGGCGGACCGGTCGGCGGACCTGCCCCGGTTCGGCGGCGCCGGTGACGACGGCTCCGGGCTGTCGGTACGCGGGCGCGGGCTGGACCTGGTGGCGCGCTCGGCGGCCCGCTGCGGCGTGCTGCTCGCCCCGGACGGCAAGGTCGTGTGGGCGTACGTGCCGGTGCCGCGGCGGCGCTGGGCACGTGCCTCGGTCGCGGCGCTCGGCCGGGTGGCCTCGTGGCGGCCGGTGGTACGCCGCCGCCCCACGCCCCGGCGCCCGGTGATCCGGCTGCGCCCCGCCTGA